The Tachypleus tridentatus isolate NWPU-2018 unplaced genomic scaffold, ASM421037v1 tig00692282_pilon, whole genome shotgun sequence genome includes a region encoding these proteins:
- the LOC143243739 gene encoding uncharacterized protein LOC143243739, protein MGTMGTKLSTSVRNSSANEANGSPSTTSTSNFGILGHGQRTGTSAADARQRTRSLTSVLHVNRTSSQPLGIPSGPGAILGGPGSPDSETSTPDDASFNRVFAAHSLPAQLMSLNVQLLTFYFWTPVNHQELVKATLTNSCINLSFINPILSLVSTMEAGNWTGLPPRIDSIVRPLQDLHHR, encoded by the exons ATGGGAACTATGGGAACAAAGCTTAGTACTAGTGTCCGTAACAGTTCAGCTAATGAAGCCAACGGCTCTCCATCTACAACCAGTACAAGTAATTTTGGAATATTGGGACATGGCCAGAGGACCGGTACCAGTGCAGCAGATGCACGACAACGAACTCGGAGTCTCACTAGTGTGTTGCATGTAAATAGGACTTCTAGCCAGCCTCTTGGCATACCCTCAGGACCTGGTGCTATTTTGGGAGGGCCTGGCTCCCCTGACTCGGAGACTAGCACTCCTGATGATGCGTCTTTTAACAGAGTTTTTGCTGCCCATTCTTTGCCTGCTCAGCTGATGTCCCTTAATG TACAACTGTTAACTTTCTACTTTTGGACCCCAGTGAATCATCAAGAGTTGGTGAAAGCCACTTTGACAAACTCCTGTATAAACCTCAGTTTTATTAACCCAATCTTGAGTCTTGTTTCTACCATGGAAGCTGGTAATTGGACTGGATTGCCACCAAGGATCGACAGTATCGTCAGACCTCTTCAAGATCTACATCACAGATGA